A section of the Sebastes fasciatus isolate fSebFas1 chromosome 5, fSebFas1.pri, whole genome shotgun sequence genome encodes:
- the LOC141767923 gene encoding granzyme A-like has product MVLLEVHTKDGKLKHCGGFLLNESFVMTAAHCRANHSRYNALLGVHDATTKGAIKQNISVEKEYPYECYDVVDHKGDIMLLKLSSKAKFSKDVKSIALADQGDGSLPTNCTVSGWGRSVQNSIYMSNVLMEVNVTLVDKEKCAQDNVYCSEGETGPGKGDSGGPLVCGDGKAYGVVSILHQEKQDAPKIYRYTKIPDYRSWIDSISGVRCPPRVCNTVRGSAK; this is encoded by the exons ATGGTGCTTTTGGAGGTGCACACGAAGGATGGTAAATTGAAACACTGCGGTGGCTTCCTTCTGAACGAGAGTTTTGTGATGACTGCAGCCCACTGCAGAGCCAA tCATTCCAGGTACAATGCCTTACTGGGAGTTCATGATGCCACTACTAAAGGAGCTATAAAACAGAATATATCTGTAGAAAAAGAATATCCATATGAATGCTACGATGTAGTTGATCATAAAGGTGACATAATGCTTCtcaag TTGAGCTCCAAAGCAAAATTCAGCAAGGATGTGAAATCCATTGCTCTCGCAGACCAAGGTGATGGCTCTCTGCCGACAAACTGTACAGTCTCCGGCTGGGGAAGATCAGTCCAGAACTCAATATATATGTCTAACGTACTCATGGAAGTCAACGTAACATTAGTTGACAAAGAGAAGTGTGCTCAGGACAACGTGTACTGCTCTGAGGGAGAGACTGGGCCGGGTAAG GGAGACTCTGGTGGTCCACTGGTCTGTGGAGATGGAAAGGCGTACGGGGTGGTGTCCATACTCCATCAAGAGAAGCAAGATGCCCCGAAAATATATCGTTATACTAAGATTCCTGACTACAGAAGCTGGATCGATTCGATT